The Microbacterium luteum nucleotide sequence ACCGCATCCGAGCATCGTGCGCAGCTGCGCAACCGCGATGCCGCCCGCGACCGTCTGGCCGCGCTCGTCGCCGACGCCCTGAGACCGCCCGGCCCCGCTCGACGGGCGACGAAACCGAGCCGAGGAGCGAAGGAACGTCGACTCAAGGCCAAGAAGCAGCGCACCGACGTGAAACGGCTGCGCCGCCCGCCGTCGGACTGAGCAGGCCGGCGCGCGGTCGATCCGACCGGCGAATCGGAATGTCGCCCGCGCCCGGCGGGTTGGCACCCGTATGCGATCAATCGTCTACACCGGTACCGGAAGCTCCTCCGTCCTCACGCTCGCCGAGCGCGAGCCCGTCGCGCCCGGCGCGGGCGAGGTGCGCGTGCGCGTGACCGTCTCAGGCGTCAACCCCACGGACTGGAAGGCTCGCGCCGGCAGCGCGGCGCCGCTCGGATTCGACGAGGTCGTGCCCAATCAAGACGGGGCCGGCGTGATCGATGCGGTCGGCGACGGCGTCACCGACCTCGCCGTCGGCGACCGGGTATGGATCTACCTCGCCCAGCACGAGCGCCCGACCGGAACCGCGCAGGAGCACACGGTCGTACCGGCCTCGCGCGCAGTGAAGCTTCCCGATGGGATCGGCTTCGACGTGGCCGCGAGTCTCGGCGTTCCCGCGATGACGGCCCACCGCGCGCTCACCGTGCACGAGAACGGCCCGGCGCGCCTGTCGCCGAGCTCGCTCGAAGGGCGCGTCGTGCTCGTCGCCGGGGGAGCGGGGGCTGTCGGACACGCCGCCATCCAGCTCGCCGTGTGGGCAGGAGCCGAGGTCATCGCCACCGTCTCGAGCCACGAGAAGGCCGCGCTCGCCCGTGCAGCCGGCGCCCACCACACCGTGAACTACCGCGACGCCGACGCGGCCGACCAGATCAGCGCGCTCGCCCCCGCCGGCATCGATCACATCGTGGAGGTCTCGATCGCCGAGAACGCGGAGCTCGACGGTCAGGTCATCGCGAATCACGGCTCCATCGCCTACTACGCCGACAACGGCGGCGAGCAGGCCACCCTGCCGGTGCGACCGACCTTTGCGAAGAACGTGCGCACCCAGGGGCTTCTGCTCTACACCGTCGGCGAGGATGCGCTGCGCGCCGCCGCCGAGGACATCACCGCCGCACTATACGACGGGGCGCTGCCTGTCGGCGAAGAGGCGGGGCTGCCGTTGACGTGGTTCTCGCTGGAAGAGACGGCAGCCGCTCACGACGCCGTCGAGCAGGGCGCCGTCGGCAAGGTGCTGATCGAGGTC carries:
- a CDS encoding NADPH:quinone reductase, which gives rise to MRSIVYTGTGSSSVLTLAEREPVAPGAGEVRVRVTVSGVNPTDWKARAGSAAPLGFDEVVPNQDGAGVIDAVGDGVTDLAVGDRVWIYLAQHERPTGTAQEHTVVPASRAVKLPDGIGFDVAASLGVPAMTAHRALTVHENGPARLSPSSLEGRVVLVAGGAGAVGHAAIQLAVWAGAEVIATVSSHEKAALARAAGAHHTVNYRDADAADQISALAPAGIDHIVEVSIAENAELDGQVIANHGSIAYYADNGGEQATLPVRPTFAKNVRTQGLLLYTVGEDALRAAAEDITAALYDGALPVGEEAGLPLTWFSLEETAAAHDAVEQGAVGKVLIEVSGEA